In Pleurocapsa sp. PCC 7319, the following are encoded in one genomic region:
- a CDS encoding MFS transporter, whose protein sequence is METKIITVNRNILWAKVWSIAAMQGAITLAWVIYKLYLPLLLVELGLAKELAVTLLIIENALETLIEPIFGALSDRQQRIFGSKVPIISIGAILSSALFIVIPAVTIFSSKNDFSQWFFIVLVIFWASVMAVFRTPAMSLLGRCASTEVLPQAASILTLVGGVIGAFRFDVYGLIVNIGAGFAFTIGSLALLGAAALLRLFNSPGLGIVSQSQSTRISLPKLGLIFLTGMSISWGLRFLIPTISQVLTMELGEANTKLAMTLFFVVLGLAALPAGKIASRLGNSQGMTIGGLGTVIVLLTLLLIPDGLFKLIAIAVLLLFFSLILNGAVPFALGLVPESHGGLGVGMYFGGFGGGISLFDFLATKVGELSIETGAISGSIAFLLALLYVAIATQIKN, encoded by the coding sequence ATGGAAACTAAAATAATTACTGTTAATCGCAATATTCTCTGGGCTAAAGTTTGGAGTATAGCTGCCATGCAGGGGGCAATTACTTTAGCCTGGGTTATTTATAAACTATATCTTCCTCTACTTTTAGTAGAACTTGGTCTTGCCAAAGAACTAGCCGTAACTTTATTAATAATTGAAAATGCTTTAGAAACCTTGATCGAGCCAATTTTTGGGGCACTTTCTGATAGACAACAGCGAATTTTTGGTAGCAAAGTCCCCATTATATCTATAGGAGCTATATTATCATCTGCTTTATTTATTGTGATTCCTGCCGTCACAATTTTTAGCAGTAAAAATGACTTTTCACAGTGGTTTTTTATCGTTTTAGTAATTTTCTGGGCTTCAGTAATGGCAGTTTTTCGCACTCCTGCAATGTCTTTGCTAGGGCGCTGTGCTAGCACAGAAGTATTACCCCAAGCAGCCAGTATTTTAACTTTAGTAGGAGGTGTAATTGGCGCATTTCGGTTTGATGTTTACGGATTGATCGTGAACATAGGTGCAGGATTTGCCTTCACCATTGGTTCTTTAGCTTTACTGGGTGCTGCTGCTTTATTACGTTTATTTAATTCTCCAGGACTGGGAATCGTCTCACAAAGCCAATCTACAAGAATATCTTTACCTAAACTGGGTTTAATTTTCCTTACGGGAATGAGTATCAGCTGGGGATTGCGGTTTTTAATTCCTACTATTAGCCAAGTTTTGACTATGGAATTAGGAGAAGCTAATACTAAATTAGCTATGACCTTATTTTTTGTGGTTTTGGGTTTAGCTGCTTTACCCGCAGGTAAAATTGCCAGTCGATTAGGTAACTCACAGGGTATGACCATTGGTGGATTAGGAACTGTTATCGTTTTGTTAACCTTATTACTTATACCTGATGGATTATTTAAGCTAATCGCGATCGCCGTTTTATTACTGTTTTTTAGTTTAATTCTTAATGGTGCAGTACCATTTGCCCTCGGTTTAGTTCCTGAATCTCATGGGGGATTGGGTGTAGGGATGTATTTCGGCGGTTTCGGTGGTGGAATCAGTTTATTTGATTTTTTGGCGACTAAAGTAGGCGAGCTCAGCATCGAAACTGGTGCTATCAGTGGCAGTATTGCTTTTTTATTAGCTTTACTTTATGTTGCGATCGCTACACAAATCAAAAATTGA
- a CDS encoding HTH domain-containing protein, with amino-acid sequence MSITAYFEELSSKPIFFVLEDHPEVAENNCLYLQKIEPSASCVVLNKPQQVWERLKLEIPSLFVIDLQIGNITGEQSTKESLELLEYIFGDYPKLNILVYTSEHSYLRPLRKLISKHQGGFVINSKMQRRKHFVQGAKSALAGQLVLPPDLRQEVDFSSIESQILQLLGQQYLTDKAIARELNVSVRKVQNHIQQLKLKLDIDGLEPSCTSFRVALSMEAVRRKMLLI; translated from the coding sequence ATGTCAATAACAGCTTATTTCGAGGAGCTATCATCCAAACCGATATTTTTTGTTCTTGAAGATCATCCAGAAGTAGCGGAAAATAACTGTCTCTATCTCCAGAAAATAGAACCCTCTGCCAGCTGCGTCGTACTAAATAAACCCCAACAAGTTTGGGAAAGACTAAAACTTGAGATACCTTCTCTTTTCGTTATCGATCTTCAGATTGGTAATATTACTGGTGAACAGTCAACTAAAGAAAGTTTAGAGTTATTAGAGTATATATTTGGAGATTATCCGAAATTAAACATTCTAGTTTACACTAGCGAACATAGCTATCTTCGACCCTTGAGGAAGTTAATTAGTAAACATCAAGGAGGCTTTGTCATTAATTCTAAGATGCAACGACGGAAACATTTTGTCCAAGGAGCTAAGAGTGCCTTAGCTGGTCAACTTGTTCTTCCTCCAGATTTGCGACAGGAAGTAGATTTTTCTTCTATTGAAAGCCAAATTTTACAACTACTTGGTCAACAATATCTGACTGATAAAGCTATTGCACGGGAGTTAAATGTCTCGGTACGAAAAGTCCAAAACCATATTCAGCAGTTGAAGCTCAAATTAGATATTGATGGCTTAGAACCAAGCTGTACTAGCTTTCGTGTTGCTTTATCAATGGAAGCTGTGCGGCGCAAAATGTTATTGATCTGA
- a CDS encoding CHASE2 domain-containing protein: MSRSKKQTIAILVLGISFGFIYSVLFREISCLQKLELNTYDTFLRWQSPDDPPKEILLVKLNRQYREKRAANPNFSERVFYASLIKQLLENDVAVVVLNLRHYWRDIPDSDWKDADLSNSPLRELVGKYGEQIVLVTRSDSLFEETPSELQTYHHFLPRNDDLSPTIAPNSVQGFSEYELEAENPRSSTSITRRTNLRGEFVTLDGNQPAQKFHSAPLLALEKFARQQNKYKLKTEISFPQTIGVNYWDSSSNFPAFNVEQICDRNVVEECKLAPQLNLRSLVANKIVLVGFSEGRNHNTLPVTTPFGNKIPLLEFQANVLASLITGRYYRVLSVWSQWLIWLVGAIIVSGIFIFNMDSSRLDYPKSFFWIIFGVIFVYVGLTLILWQNYYTLPIVIPLSIWSASAISTCICLVLGLQRQLITQQRQTIEQLQRAEEKAVILQTRKLLQRVASDIHDTALQDLKVIMDRLELELNLDPEFVIDRLEIIGRQIREQLNSMRQMSQKLEISSILRSGIDIGIQANLEQLVDSDQLTLQVIYDLHPIDEPKASTNWIDAREDIYRFFREAINNVLFHAQPPYGNATQVKVSLWREQNRCYLAIIDNNCQTSVTPSVETSTKRRSSGGYGTKIMETIALELPQGAWERTIIPDGGIKVQLAWNFSFDDSHC; this comes from the coding sequence ATGAGCCGAAGTAAAAAGCAAACCATAGCCATATTGGTACTAGGAATAAGTTTTGGATTTATTTATAGTGTCTTGTTTCGTGAAATATCCTGCCTACAGAAACTGGAATTGAATACTTACGATACTTTTCTTCGCTGGCAAAGTCCCGATGATCCTCCCAAAGAAATATTGCTCGTTAAGCTCAATCGGCAATATCGAGAGAAGAGAGCTGCTAACCCTAATTTCTCAGAAAGAGTTTTTTACGCTAGTTTAATCAAACAGCTCTTAGAAAATGATGTCGCGGTAGTAGTTCTTAATTTACGTCATTATTGGCGAGATATTCCCGATAGTGATTGGAAAGATGCGGATTTAAGTAATAGTCCTCTCAGAGAATTGGTGGGAAAATATGGGGAGCAAATAGTCTTAGTTACTCGTAGCGACTCCCTCTTTGAGGAGACTCCCTCGGAATTGCAAACATACCACCACTTTTTACCCCGTAACGACGATCTAAGCCCAACTATTGCTCCCAATTCTGTTCAAGGATTTTCAGAATACGAACTAGAAGCGGAAAATCCCCGAAGTTCAACCAGTATCACTCGTCGTACTAATTTAAGAGGAGAGTTTGTTACTTTAGATGGTAACCAGCCAGCGCAAAAATTCCATTCTGCTCCTCTACTAGCACTAGAAAAATTCGCTCGACAACAGAACAAGTATAAATTAAAGACAGAAATATCTTTTCCTCAAACTATTGGAGTCAACTACTGGGATAGCAGCAGTAATTTTCCCGCTTTTAATGTCGAACAAATTTGTGATAGAAATGTTGTTGAAGAGTGTAAACTTGCTCCTCAATTAAATTTGCGTTCTTTGGTTGCCAATAAAATTGTGTTGGTGGGATTTAGTGAAGGGAGAAATCATAATACCTTACCTGTAACAACTCCCTTTGGAAACAAGATTCCTTTGCTTGAATTTCAGGCAAATGTTTTAGCTAGTCTGATTACAGGTCGCTACTATCGAGTTTTGTCAGTATGGAGCCAGTGGCTAATTTGGCTTGTCGGGGCTATTATCGTCAGTGGTATTTTTATCTTTAATATGGATTCATCTCGACTGGATTATCCTAAGAGTTTTTTCTGGATAATATTTGGAGTTATCTTCGTATACGTCGGTTTGACTCTAATCCTCTGGCAAAACTATTATACTTTGCCTATAGTTATTCCTTTATCCATTTGGTCTGCTAGCGCGATTTCAACCTGTATCTGTCTAGTTCTCGGACTACAACGACAACTAATTACTCAACAGCGTCAAACAATCGAACAACTTCAACGAGCAGAGGAAAAAGCCGTAATTTTACAAACTCGCAAATTACTACAGCGGGTAGCATCGGATATCCATGATACCGCTCTTCAAGACTTAAAAGTAATCATGGATAGGCTGGAACTAGAGTTAAATTTAGACCCAGAGTTTGTAATAGATCGCCTCGAAATTATCGGTCGGCAAATTCGCGAACAACTTAACTCGATGCGTCAGATGTCACAGAAATTGGAAATATCATCAATTCTCCGTTCTGGTATAGATATCGGTATTCAAGCTAATCTCGAACAACTAGTTGATTCTGATCAATTAACTCTCCAAGTCATCTACGATCTTCATCCCATTGATGAACCTAAGGCTAGTACTAATTGGATTGATGCTCGTGAAGATATTTACCGTTTTTTCCGAGAAGCAATTAATAATGTATTGTTTCATGCCCAACCACCTTATGGCAATGCAACTCAAGTAAAAGTTAGTTTATGGCGCGAGCAAAACCGATGTTACCTGGCAATAATTGATAACAATTGCCAAACATCAGTTACTCCCTCGGTAGAAACTTCCACTAAAAGACGCAGTTCAGGAGGTTATGGGACAAAAATAATGGAAACTATTGCCTTGGAATTACCTCAAGGAGCTTGGGAAAGAACTATTATTCCTGACGGGGGCATCAAGGTTCAATTAGCATGGAATTTTAGTTTTGACGACTCCCACTGTTAA
- a CDS encoding DUF4360 domain-containing protein — MNLKKLGILLSLSTLVSINLTTTNALTQEDPAWNVEDDTQVEEPSIQFGEAISQGKCTIANQLAGEDGRTLAIALDGFVAENGQRNKCLLRINTTIPGGFHVQDVQVLYQGTAEIPEGENAIFSRSYIFNGGAFGQVKAEPQKTKFVEDNPLFQEQDNLTAASVSACGGQGQLGINMIARSSKEAALFVDTADVNAGDVQLHFDIVPCDTSNSLENPNQVAVGLK, encoded by the coding sequence ATGAATCTTAAAAAATTGGGTATTTTATTGTCCTTATCTACACTAGTGAGTATTAACCTTACAACAACTAATGCTTTGACTCAGGAAGATCCTGCATGGAATGTTGAAGATGATACCCAAGTTGAAGAACCTAGTATCCAATTTGGAGAAGCAATTTCTCAAGGCAAATGTACTATTGCCAATCAGCTTGCTGGAGAAGATGGTAGAACATTAGCGATCGCGCTAGATGGCTTTGTTGCAGAAAATGGTCAGCGTAACAAATGTCTTTTAAGAATTAACACGACTATTCCAGGTGGTTTCCATGTGCAGGATGTGCAGGTTCTTTACCAAGGAACCGCAGAAATCCCAGAGGGGGAAAACGCCATCTTCAGCAGAAGCTATATTTTCAATGGGGGTGCTTTTGGTCAAGTTAAAGCAGAACCTCAAAAAACCAAGTTTGTAGAAGACAATCCTTTGTTTCAGGAGCAAGATAATCTTACTGCCGCATCTGTTTCAGCCTGCGGTGGTCAAGGACAATTAGGTATTAATATGATCGCCAGATCTTCAAAAGAAGCTGCTCTTTTTGTTGATACAGCAGATGTCAATGCTGGAGATGTTCAGCTTCATTTCGACATAGTTCCTTGTGATACTTCAAATAGTCTAGAAAATCCTAATCAGGTTGCTGTGGGATTAAAGTAA
- a CDS encoding DUF4360 domain-containing protein encodes MLGINLIPTKALTKKPQKPSIKYEKAFSWNGCKVGGQLAGGDGRTLAIVLDDMSVADKERQLCFIAVPTTIPGNYLMQDVQILYQGTTENPGGAKTRLRRKYKFVSKSRKRINTEWVTSLFKSSNPLFQEQDEVAVIPKSCGWQGWLIIGIEAKASRKTSLIVDTADLNAGDVKIDIDTTPCS; translated from the coding sequence GTGTTAGGAATCAATTTGATTCCTACTAAAGCTTTAACTAAAAAACCGCAAAAACCTAGTATTAAATATGAAAAAGCATTTAGTTGGAATGGATGTAAAGTTGGTGGTCAGCTTGCAGGAGGAGATGGTAGAACATTAGCAATTGTTCTCGATGATATGAGTGTGGCAGATAAAGAGCGCCAACTCTGTTTTATAGCTGTTCCTACTACAATTCCAGGGAATTATCTGATGCAGGATGTACAGATTCTATATCAAGGAACAACAGAAAATCCAGGAGGAGCAAAAACCCGCTTGAGAAGAAAATATAAATTTGTGAGCAAGTCTCGAAAACGAATTAATACAGAATGGGTCACTAGCCTGTTTAAATCTAGTAACCCTTTATTTCAGGAGCAGGATGAAGTTGCTGTTATACCCAAGTCCTGTGGTTGGCAAGGCTGGCTTATTATTGGAATTGAGGCAAAAGCTTCACGCAAAACTTCTCTGATTGTCGATACAGCCGATCTCAATGCTGGAGACGTAAAAATTGATATCGATACAACTCCTTGCTCTTAG
- a CDS encoding GDP-mannose 4,6-dehydratase — protein sequence MVKKALITGIAGQDGSYLAEFLLSQGYEVHGIVRRQSLENPSGKLKNIAGVIDRLTLHVASLESHLSLYKVISQVQPDECYHLAASSFVSYSFDDESSILAINFNGTHHLLASIKDVAPKCRFFFAGSSEMFGLVQDSPQKEVTPFNPRSIYGISKLASYHLVQNYFRQYDIFACTGILYNHESPRRDFKFVTRKITSSVAKIKLGLQEKLFLGNLDALRDWGYAPNYVQAMWLMLQNSSPNDYVIASGKNHSVRDFVECAFRYVDLDYRKFVELDPRFFRPSEKIPLKGDHSKISTELHWQTEKIFEEIVSEMVENDLKIFSNAQ from the coding sequence ATGGTCAAAAAAGCATTGATTACTGGAATTGCTGGTCAAGATGGATCTTACTTGGCAGAATTTTTGCTTAGTCAAGGATACGAAGTTCACGGAATTGTCCGCAGACAATCTTTAGAAAATCCTTCTGGAAAATTGAAGAATATTGCTGGAGTTATAGATCGATTAACACTCCATGTAGCATCATTGGAAAGTCATCTTTCTCTTTACAAAGTTATATCTCAGGTTCAGCCTGATGAATGTTATCATTTAGCCGCATCAAGTTTTGTTAGTTACTCTTTTGATGATGAGTCTTCGATTCTAGCAATAAATTTTAATGGGACTCATCATTTACTAGCATCCATTAAAGACGTTGCTCCTAAATGTCGTTTCTTTTTTGCTGGTTCTAGTGAAATGTTTGGACTGGTTCAAGATTCGCCTCAAAAAGAGGTTACACCTTTCAATCCGAGATCGATTTATGGTATTTCCAAACTTGCTAGTTATCATTTAGTGCAGAACTATTTTCGTCAATACGATATATTTGCTTGCACTGGCATCTTATATAATCACGAATCTCCTAGACGTGATTTCAAATTTGTGACTCGTAAGATAACTTCTTCTGTAGCAAAAATAAAGCTGGGATTACAAGAAAAGCTTTTCTTGGGAAATTTGGATGCGTTAAGAGATTGGGGTTATGCTCCAAATTATGTTCAGGCTATGTGGCTGATGCTTCAAAATAGTTCCCCCAATGATTACGTAATTGCTTCGGGGAAAAACCACTCGGTTCGGGATTTTGTTGAATGTGCATTTAGATATGTCGATTTAGATTATCGTAAATTTGTCGAACTCGATCCAAGATTTTTTCGTCCGTCAGAAAAGATTCCTTTAAAAGGAGATCATAGTAAAATTTCCACTGAACTTCATTGGCAAACTGAGAAAATTTTTGAAGAAATTGTTTCAGAGATGGTAGAAAATGATCTAAAAATTTTCTCCAATGCTCAATAA
- a CDS encoding bifunctional 2-polyprenyl-6-hydroxyphenol methylase/3-demethylubiquinol 3-O-methyltransferase UbiG gives MIDSNNPEINVDELMEKVREEVANRQENFRPSRTKPALSISALSNNLNSIEGLLENAESRSLLRTKLPAKYYKFPLAEKLEKYILKTFNLLFRDQREVNHNLTNAFKQSININRQLILEIENLRSQLNERLGAVENRIQTANERVEAVENRTQTANERVEAVENRTQTVDERLSIVNSQIQDLAKSYLQNNNYLKSDLIQQKRLITLFLEEARQRLPEPFAQEQLQTFVNEDEYALDAFNVAFEDQFRGSREDIFNRLKVYLPLIEEAKVGTQDTPILDVGCGRGEWIELLQVNGYTASGLDINKVMIEQCQALGLKVVEADVIAYLRGLSDNSLGAITGFHIIEHLPFAILMQLFTEVIRVLKPEGIVIFETPNPENVLVGSCSFYIDPSHRNPLPSVTTKFIAESVGLHDVSIMKLHAYPEKQRVNGSEVAERFNDFFYGAQDYAVIGYKK, from the coding sequence ATGATTGATTCAAATAATCCAGAAATCAATGTCGATGAATTAATGGAGAAAGTTAGAGAGGAAGTTGCCAATCGTCAAGAAAATTTTCGACCATCTCGAACTAAGCCTGCTTTGTCAATCTCTGCACTCAGTAATAATCTCAATAGTATTGAGGGTTTACTTGAAAATGCGGAGTCTCGTAGTTTGCTTCGTACTAAGCTACCTGCAAAATATTACAAGTTTCCCTTAGCAGAAAAACTAGAAAAATATATTCTAAAAACATTTAATTTACTGTTTAGAGATCAAAGAGAAGTCAATCATAATTTAACCAATGCTTTCAAGCAATCTATAAATATTAATCGCCAATTAATTTTAGAAATAGAAAATTTGCGATCGCAACTAAATGAGCGTTTGGGAGCAGTCGAAAATCGCATTCAAACTGCAAATGAACGTGTAGAAGCAGTCGAAAATCGCACTCAAACTGCAAATGAACGTGTAGAAGCAGTCGAAAATCGCACTCAAACTGTAGATGAACGCTTAAGTATTGTCAATAGTCAGATACAAGACTTAGCTAAAAGTTATCTGCAAAATAATAACTACCTCAAAAGCGATCTCATACAGCAGAAGCGATTGATTACTTTATTTTTGGAAGAAGCACGGCAACGGCTACCAGAACCATTTGCTCAAGAGCAGTTACAAACCTTTGTTAATGAAGATGAATATGCACTAGATGCTTTTAATGTCGCTTTTGAAGACCAGTTTCGTGGTAGTCGTGAGGATATTTTTAATCGGTTAAAAGTTTATTTGCCTTTGATTGAGGAAGCAAAGGTAGGTACACAAGACACCCCCATCTTGGACGTAGGCTGTGGACGTGGAGAATGGATCGAACTATTACAAGTTAATGGATATACGGCAAGTGGTTTAGACATTAACAAAGTAATGATAGAACAATGCCAAGCTTTAGGTCTCAAGGTAGTTGAAGCAGATGTGATAGCTTACTTACGTGGATTGTCTGACAATAGTTTGGGAGCAATAACAGGCTTTCATATTATTGAGCATCTACCATTTGCAATACTGATGCAGTTATTTACTGAAGTAATTAGAGTACTAAAACCAGAGGGGATAGTAATTTTTGAAACTCCAAATCCAGAAAATGTTCTTGTTGGTAGTTGTTCATTTTATATCGATCCGTCTCATCGTAATCCTTTGCCAAGTGTTACTACCAAGTTTATTGCCGAGTCAGTTGGTTTACACGATGTCAGTATTATGAAACTTCATGCTTATCCAGAGAAGCAAAGAGTGAATGGTTCTGAAGTAGCCGAACGCTTTAACGATTTCTTTTATGGAGCGCAGGATTACGCGGTAATTGGGTATAAAAAATGA
- a CDS encoding glycosyltransferase, whose product MKPIAIVVPWFGKNLKGGAEQQAWQIATRLANKGHQIEVLTTCCRSFQDDWSVNHLKSGLSQEEGIKIRRFEVDSRDRPRFDRINSLILSLSSSDLKPGVSPINLEDATVFCNENINSTNLLNYLQKNQEHYQAFIFIPYLYGLILQGLPIVASRAFLQPCLHDEAYAYLPQVANIFHLAKGLLFISEGEAQLARQLYGPGIITKSVVAGAGVEVEVLDHKHHNKTILKIKDFQITQERFILCLGRRDATKNTDLLIRAYTDFKQKHPDSNLKLVIVGPGNPSFLKPMEGLVDLGLVTEIEKEALLANCLALFQPSQNESYSRVIMEAWFYQKPVAAHRNCLATAIAVESAKGGWLAETEIEWSELFAQVDQVAEKVLTAYGTNGHSYAQENAVWDKVMERYEAVLALSKPLATTSTPSSGKLNQIHQLLPNLGYGDAISNHALAIRDYLRSCGYKSDIFVSYLDERVAHEAKIFQPKSISAKAGLIYHHSIGSELTDYAITHPAPKCLIYHNITPAKFFIPYRPDFAKILEEGRAQLKQLAQYFPISVGDSTYNAAELNASGFPQPGVLPISVNPNKWDLPADANLMKQLQDGKTNLLFVGRLAPNKCQDQLIKTFLHYLSMDQEARLILVGSGERNDPYYIHLINTIENLNLTDFVLLPGQVNDTQLLAFYRTAHLLWSMSEHEGFCVPLIEAMWFDVPVLAYKSTAVPETLGEAGLMFNTKEDLVQVAALAKLLVKDKVLKATVLNFQRIRRENFITSAVMERINIIISRMKYD is encoded by the coding sequence ATGAAACCTATAGCTATAGTTGTTCCCTGGTTTGGCAAAAATTTAAAAGGAGGAGCAGAACAGCAAGCGTGGCAAATTGCGACTCGACTTGCTAACAAAGGTCATCAAATCGAAGTGTTGACTACTTGCTGTCGTTCTTTTCAAGATGATTGGTCTGTCAATCATCTTAAATCTGGATTGAGCCAAGAGGAAGGTATTAAGATTCGACGCTTTGAAGTTGATAGTCGCGATCGCCCTAGGTTTGATCGGATTAATTCTTTGATATTGAGCTTGTCATCTTCAGACCTAAAACCAGGAGTTAGTCCGATTAATTTAGAAGATGCAACTGTTTTTTGTAATGAGAACATTAATTCGACTAATTTACTGAATTATCTCCAAAAAAATCAAGAACATTATCAAGCGTTTATCTTTATCCCCTATCTTTATGGTCTAATTTTGCAGGGTTTGCCGATTGTTGCTAGTCGTGCATTTCTACAGCCTTGTTTACACGATGAAGCTTATGCATATTTGCCACAAGTTGCTAACATATTTCATTTAGCTAAAGGGTTATTATTCATCAGTGAGGGAGAAGCTCAACTAGCTAGACAATTATATGGTCCTGGGATCATTACTAAAAGCGTAGTGGCAGGTGCAGGAGTAGAAGTAGAAGTACTTGACCATAAGCATCATAATAAAACAATTCTCAAGATTAAAGACTTTCAAATAACCCAAGAGCGGTTTATTCTTTGTCTCGGTCGCCGAGATGCAACCAAAAATACCGATTTATTGATTAGGGCTTATACTGATTTCAAGCAAAAGCATCCAGACTCTAATCTCAAGCTAGTTATTGTCGGTCCTGGTAATCCATCCTTTCTTAAGCCTATGGAGGGATTAGTTGATTTAGGTTTAGTTACAGAAATTGAAAAAGAAGCATTATTAGCTAACTGCTTGGCTTTATTCCAACCTAGTCAAAACGAAAGTTATTCCCGTGTCATCATGGAAGCTTGGTTCTATCAGAAGCCTGTTGCTGCTCATCGGAATTGTTTGGCTACTGCGATCGCTGTTGAGTCGGCAAAAGGTGGTTGGCTAGCAGAGACAGAAATTGAATGGTCAGAATTATTCGCTCAGGTCGATCAGGTGGCAGAAAAAGTATTGACAGCATACGGAACAAATGGTCACAGTTATGCCCAAGAAAATGCTGTATGGGATAAAGTTATGGAGCGTTACGAAGCTGTATTGGCTTTATCCAAACCATTAGCAACAACATCTACACCTAGCTCGGGAAAACTGAATCAAATCCATCAATTACTGCCTAACCTTGGTTATGGTGATGCTATATCTAACCATGCATTGGCAATTAGAGACTATTTACGCAGTTGTGGCTATAAATCTGATATTTTTGTCAGCTATCTAGATGAGAGAGTTGCTCATGAAGCTAAAATATTTCAGCCTAAAAGTATTAGTGCTAAAGCAGGATTAATTTATCATCATTCAATTGGTTCTGAACTTACCGACTATGCTATAACGCACCCAGCCCCTAAATGTCTTATTTATCACAACATTACTCCGGCAAAGTTTTTTATTCCTTACCGACCTGATTTTGCCAAAATTCTGGAAGAAGGTAGAGCGCAGTTAAAGCAATTAGCCCAATATTTCCCAATATCAGTAGGCGATTCGACCTATAATGCAGCTGAACTAAATGCATCTGGATTTCCCCAGCCTGGGGTACTGCCTATCTCTGTCAACCCGAATAAATGGGATCTGCCAGCAGATGCCAACCTAATGAAGCAACTACAAGATGGTAAAACTAATTTACTGTTTGTCGGTCGTTTGGCACCAAACAAATGTCAAGATCAATTAATCAAAACATTTTTGCACTATCTGAGTATGGATCAAGAGGCGCGTCTGATTTTGGTTGGTTCTGGGGAACGAAACGATCCCTATTACATTCACCTGATCAATACAATTGAAAATTTAAACCTTACAGATTTTGTCCTGCTTCCAGGGCAAGTAAATGATACTCAACTGTTAGCATTTTATAGAACTGCACATCTACTTTGGTCTATGAGCGAGCATGAAGGTTTTTGTGTGCCACTTATTGAAGCGATGTGGTTTGATGTTCCAGTGTTGGCTTATAAAAGTACTGCTGTGCCAGAAACTTTAGGCGAAGCGGGATTAATGTTCAATACTAAAGAAGATTTAGTCCAAGTTGCTGCTTTGGCGAAGTTGTTAGTGAAGGATAAAGTGCTAAAAGCAACTGTACTCAATTTCCAGCGAATAAGACGGGAAAATTTCATCACTTCAGCAGTAATGGAAAGGATAAATATTATTATTTCAAGAATGAAATATGACTAA